The proteins below come from a single Eremothecium sinecaudum strain ATCC 58844 chromosome II, complete sequence genomic window:
- the ADE12 gene encoding adenylosuccinate synthase (Syntenic homolog of Ashbya gossypii ABL186W; Syntenic homolog of Saccharomyces cerevisiae YNL220W (ADE12)) → MVNVVLGTQWGDEGKGKLVDLLVGKYDVVARSAGGNNAGHTIIVDNVKYDFHMLPSGLVNPNCLNLIGNGVVFHAPSFFKELENLEQKGLTNARGRLFVSSRAHLVFDFHQRTDKLREAELTVASQDGKNIGTTGKGIGPTYSTKASRSGLRIHHLMCDRPGAWEEFETKYRRLLKTRQQRYGDFEYDGDAELAQYKKLREQLRPFVVDSVDFIHKAMKENKKILVEGANALMLDIDFGTYPYVTSSSTGIGGVLTGLGIPPRCIDEIYGVVKAYTTRVGEGPFPTEQLNEYGEKLQDIGAEFGVTTGRKRRCGWLDLVVLKYSTLINGYTSLNITKLDVLSTFKEIKIGVKYRLDGEELSLFPEDLSVLANVEVEYVTLPGWEQDITKISTYEELPENAKKYLKFIEDFVEVPIRWVGTGPGRESMLYRELAN, encoded by the coding sequence ATGGTTAACGTTGTTTTAGGTACCCAATGGGGTGATGAGGGTAAGGGTAAATTGGTTGACTTACTCGTCGGTAAGTACGACGTTGTTGCCCGCTCTGCCGGTGGTAATAATGCTGGTCACACTATTATCGTAGATAATGTGAAGTACGATTTCCATATGCTCCCATCAGGCCTTGTCAATCCTAACTGTTTGAATTTGATTGGTAATGGTGTGGTTTTCCACGCTCCATCTTTCTTCAAGGAACTAGAGAACTTGGAACAGAAAGGCTTGACAAATGCCAGGGGCAGGCTATTTGTCTCATCGAGAGCTCATCTGGTGTTCGACTTCCACCAGCGTACTGATAAGTTGAGAGAAGCTGAGTTAACAGTGGCTTCTCAAGACGGTAAGAACATCGGTACCACTGGTAAAGGTATCGGCCCAACTTACTCTACGAAGGCATCTAGGTCTGGGTTGAGAATCCACCACTTAATGTGCGACAGACCTGGTGCTTGGGAAGAATTTGAAACGAAATACAGAAGATTACTGAAGACCAGACAGCAACGTTATGGTGATTTTGAATACGATGGAGACGCTGAGTTGGCCCAGTACAAGAAACTCAGAGAGCAATTGAGGCCTTTCGTTGTTGATTCTGTGGATTTCATACACAAAGCAATGAAGGAGAACAAGAAGATTTTAGTTGAAGGTGCTAATGCTTTGATGTTGGATATTGACTTCGGTACATATCCATATGTGACTTCATCTTCCACTGGTATTGGCGGTGTCTTAACTGGTTTGGGTATTCCTCCAAGATGCATTGATGAAATCTACGGTGTTGTGAAGGCATACACCACCAGAGTCGGCGAGGGCCCATTCCCAACTGAACAACTGAACGAATACGGAGAAAAGTTGCAAGATATTGGTGCTGAGTTTGGTGTGACTACCGGACGTAAGCGTCGTTGCGGCTGGTTAGATTTAGTTGTCTTGAAGTACTCTACTTTGATCAATGGTTACACTAGTTTGAACATCACTAAGTTGGATGTCTTGAGCACGTTTAAGGAAATTAAGATTGGTGTCAAATACAGACTAGATGGTGAGGAGCTAAGTCTTTTCCCTGAGGACCTAAGCGTTTTAGCCAATGTTGAGGTTGAATATGTTACTTTACCTGGTTGGGAACAGGATATCACCAAGATTTCCACATACGAGGAATTGCCAGAAAACGCAAAGAAGTACTTGAAGTTCATTGAAGACTTCGTTGAAGTTCCTATCCGGTGGGTAGGTACTGGTCCAGGTAGAGAAAGCATGTTGTATAGGGAGCTTGCTAACTAA
- the POP1 gene encoding ribonuclease P/MRP protein subunit POP1 (Syntenic homolog of Ashbya gossypii ABL187C; Syntenic homolog of Saccharomyces cerevisiae YNL221C (POP1)), whose product MSGTKEPTKSQDLRRKRILNARAIKTEAANASPGEFVEGGSLLKVPEFISSRQFEIKQLQDSIHHSRKSSSIRSFQSLPRKLRRRKASHNVKRIPKRLRNRALREMKASNQTTTMGTRDVFRKRKHGLNARKLYRLKMAVNLLRLASRNTSMQLMLPEELKPEKCKLRTSIKSLRRQIKDAQKGKAVRKLNNRLGSYDNTGINKLAPKPIGRIKYMKRQRFFTWLPTHVWSAKRCHMIKRWGYQIPWSPTQKCFRLTHRLTGQAATSNGAMCADTSYFGTLVASSESKPRLDSFVKQLTGGRAVRDKYSKSQHLFEGLFYLAADTVPIGPGTLLWVGDNKIMIRLHPSIYKSVFDFAIQEELDVQDCRFSLASITITGAKSLQALSQIIRTPSETQSYKQFKSVYRVTDSSVFPDRTVFAFRTMDPRHLSSPKNLSTSSSVDYSTIIDLQQKYPREEIASVLSELCDPSSRENSYNNQQPLKDLARRRRKLLVNPKRTNLIPFDPKIDPQIPIFIVRQPKSMNWVILLPWYWMLPFWYQLNRVTFVYPMGIKQLHQQCYERGLPHFPDDYPFTATGYQENSVYKSISLKAAWERKPAGKRVNYEKITHLHAAQCPGYSGELGDWFSSDWRLLQVLQNGISYIGKDNLQMYNPNRTTQFDPATGLSDINHIRDLLELHSNAKNDSIDGNLPIVLYNKAISNYDASSAPEITSPPQLSILRNPLSVIAIVCTAVERGHFRDNARLYNIPQQDLDHWLEVAKGLYKSNGKRNHDLSHPLPGIQHLVGFITSGTYHLGKGASVGSGFIASDSASENNHNYILVRNVGTNTYRLAQWRQVFV is encoded by the coding sequence ATGTCTGGAACCAAGGAGCCAACAAAAAGTCAAGACCTGCGCCGAAAACGGATTCTTAATGCAAGGGCAATAAAGACTGAGGCCGCTAACGCGTCCCCAGGTGAATTTGTTGAAGGTGGGTCTCTATTGAAGGTACCGGAGTTTATATCATCCCGTCAGTTCGAGATAAAGCAATTGCAAGATTCAATTCATCATTCAAGGAAGTCATCATCTATACGGTCTTTCCAGTCCCTACCAAGAAAGCTTCGTAGAAGAAAGGCATCTCATAATGTTAAAAGGATACCTAAGAGATTGAGAAACCGCGCGTTGCGCGAGATGAAGGCTAGTAATCAAACGACTACTATGGGAACTAGGGATGTGTTTCGAAAGCGGAAGCATGGGCTGAATGCTAGGAAGCTCTATAGATTGAAGATGGCGGTTAACCTGCTGCGTCTGGCTAGTAGAAACACTTCTATGCAATTGATGCTTCCTGAGGAACTAAAACCGGAAAAATGCAAACTTAGGACCTCGATCAAGTCCTTACGCAGACAGATTAAGGATGCTCAGAAGGGGAAAGCTGTTCGCAAGTTGAACAATAGGCTAGGAAGCTATGATAACACTGGGATTAATAAACTGGCTCCTAAACCGATCGGACGCATTAAATACATGAAGCGCCAGCGGTTTTTTACCTGGCTGCCGACGCATGTGTGGAGTGCCAAACGGTGTCATATGATAAAGAGGTGGGGCTACCAGATCCCATGGTCGCCAACACAAAAGTGTTTCCGTTTGACACACCGACTTACTGGTCAAGCTGCAACCTCCAATGGGGCTATGTGTGCTGACACAAGTTACTTTGGCACACTCGTGGCCTCTAGTGAAAGCAAGCCAAGGTTGGATTCTTTTGTTAAGCAATTGACGGGGGGTCGCGCTGTAAGGGACAAATATAGCAAATCACAGCACCTCTTTGAGGGTCTATTTTACTTGGCAGCTGATACGGTTCCCATAGGTCCTGGTACATTACTGTGGGTTGGTGATAACAAGATAATGATTAGACTGCATCCATCTATCTATAAATCCGTTTTTGATTTTGCTATTCAAGAAGAATTAGACGTCCAGGATTGTCGCTTCTCATTAGCAAGTATAACCATAACAGGAGCAAAATCGCTGCAGGCTTTATCCCAGATCATTAGAACACCGTCTGAGACGCAGTCTTACAAGCAGTTCAAAAGTGTCTACAGGGTTACAGATTCATCAGTGTTCCCAGATAGGACTGTTTTCGCTTTTAGAACAATGGATCCACGACACCTTTCTTCTCCAAAGAACTTGAGTACATCTTCTAGTGTGGATTATTCTACAATCATAGATCTTCAGCAAAAATACCCTAGGGAAGAGATCGCCTCCGTTCTTAGCGAATTGTGCGATCCGTCATCTAGAGAGAACAGTTACAATAACCAACAGCCCCTCAAGGATTTAGCTcgcagaagaagaaagttGTTAGTCAATCCTAAGCGCACTAATCTCATACCATTTGATCCAAAGATAGACCCTCAAATCCCAATTTTCATCGTTAGACAGCCGAAAAGTATGAACTGGGTTATTCTGCTTCCGTGGTATTGGATGCTCCCTTTCTGGTACCAACTAAACCGGGTAACTTTTGTCTATCCTATGGGCATTAAACAGCTTCATCAGCAGTGCTACGAACGCGGTCTTCCTCATTTCCCGGATGACTATCCCTTCACTGCTACCGGTTACCAGGAAAACTCAGTTTACAAGAGCATATCTTTAAAAGCCGCGTGGGAGCGTAAACCAGCTGGAAAAAGGGTCAATTACGAAAAGATTACTCATTTGCATGCTGCTCAATGTCCAGGCTATTCCGGCGAACTTGGGGATTGGTTTAGCAGTGACTGGCGCCTACTTCAGGTCCTTCAAAACGGTATATCTTACATCGGCAAGGATAACCTTCAGATGTACAATCCGAACCGCACAACACAATTTGACCCAGCAACAGGTCTATCTGATATCAATCATATTAGGGACCTACTGGAGTTGCACTCTAACGCCAAAAATGATAGTATCGATGGAAACCTCCCCATCGTTCTGTACAATAAGGCTATTTCAAATTACGACGCATCATCTGCACCGGAGATTACATCGCCTCCTCAATTGTCTATCTTACGCAACCCGCTATCAGTCATAGCTATTGTATGCACTGCTGTAGAGAGAGGTCATTTCCGAGACAACGCGAGACTTTACAACATCCCGCAGCAAGACCTGGATCATTGGCTAGAGGTTGCCAAGGGTTTGTACAAATCTAACGGCAAGAGAAATCACGACCTCAGCCACCCATTGCCAGGCATTCAGCATCTAGTCGGTTTTATTACCAGCGGCACTTACCATCTCGGTAAGGGCGCAAGCGTTGGTAGCGGATTCATAGCATCAGATTCCGCTTCCGAAAACAATCATAATTACATACTGGTTAGGAATGTTGGTACCAACACCTATAGACTAGCTCAATGGCGACAAGTGTTTGTATAG
- the AIM6 gene encoding Aim6p (Syntenic homolog of Ashbya gossypii ABL189W; Syntenic homolog of Saccharomyces cerevisiae YDL237W (AIM6); Tandem gene duplication in Ashbya gossypii): MLFNSINWLLIQATLFIVCDAISLWKPNYLDVTPQNIPDTPTTSNTQDDTPTMLGITGRELINHLKSNINGYTGSRIFTGKKDKVSVLYDNLAKYLELSNGEDVKRHTSCQPERSIVAKLTRDVTIIPNVHSHNDYWRNLPLLEAIASGVTSVEADVWLKDNNTGLAVGHDKIYLGDDSNDYLQDLYLHPLKQMLDEVNCNLEAGSPLSGVFYNNPDQTLYLYIDFKSSDSSATYQVLREYLAPMIDRGYLTFYDTSKKSVIYGPVTIILTGNYPLDIGSDSYKPRIYTFLDAPLEDIVNRKDDFIANQVSLIASASMIELLMTCRSFPESQPNVLRFHELDAQDFLCLKGHIENAHNLGLQTRIWGVPQWPIESRLFLWKKQWELGVDFLNVDDLQGITEF, from the coding sequence ATGTTATTTAACAGTATTAATTGGCTTTTAATTCAGGCGACTTTATTTATTGTCTGTGACGCGATTTCGTTATGGAAACCAAACTACCTAGATGTTACTCCTCAGAATATACCAGATACCCCTACTACTTCTAATACCCAGGATGACACCCCAACAATGCTTGGAATAACGGGTCGTGAGTTGATTAATCATCTTAAATCTAATATAAATGGGTATACCGGCAGCAGGATTTTTACGGGTAAGAAAGACAAAGTGTCAGTGCTATATGACAATCTAGCGAAGTACCTAGAGCTAAGCAATGGAGAGGATGTAAAAAGGCATACTAGTTGTCAGCCTGAGCGGTCAATCGTGGCTAAATTGACTCGGGATGTGACCATTATACCAAATGTTCACTCTCATAATGATTATTGGAGGAATTTACCTTTATTAGAGGCAATTGCAAGCGGAGTAACCAGTGTAGAGGCAGACGTTTGGCTCAAGGATAATAATACTGGATTAGCAGTTGGGCATGACAAGATATATCTAGGAGATGATTCCAATGATTATTTACAGGACTTGTATTTACACCCTTTAAAGCAGATGTTGGACGAAGTCAATTGCAACCTAGAAGCTGGCTCTCCACTCTCAGGTGTATTTTATAATAATCCCGATCAAACGCTCTACTTGTACATCGATTTCAAATCTTCAGATAGTTCTGCTACTTATCAGGTTCTTCGTGAATATCTAGCACCTATGATCGACCGCGGGTACCTTACCTTTTATGACACAAGTAAGAAGAGCGTAATTTACGGCCCTGTCACCATTATCCTAACAGGGAATTATCCGCTCGATATAGGTTCCGATTCTTACAAACCAAGGATCTACACGTTTCTTGATGCCCCATTGGAGGACATAGTAAACAGAAAGGACGATTTTATCGCCAACCAAGTGTCTTTAATAGCCTCGGCATCCATGATCGAATTGCTCATGACTTGTAGATCATTCCCAGAATCACAACCGAATGTTCTGAGATTTCACGAGCTAGATGCTCAAGATTTCCTATGCTTGAAAGGCCACATTGAAAATGCTCACAACCTCGGGCTCCAAACCAGGATATGGGGCGTTCCTCAATGGCCTATAGAGTCAAGATTATTCCTATGGAAGAAACAGTGGGAGCTTGGGGTTGACTTCCTAAACGTTGATGATCTACAAGGCATCACCGAATTCTAG
- the SSU72 gene encoding RNA polymerase II subunit A C-terminal domain phosphatase (Syntenic homolog of Ashbya gossypii ABL190W; Syntenic homolog of Saccharomyces cerevisiae YNL222W (SSU72)), producing the protein MRNTSNIKLCTVCASNNNRSMESHRVLKEAGYEVSSYGTGSAVRLPGLSIDKPNVYPFGTPYNDIYNDLLSQSSERYKSNGLLEMLDRNRKIKKAPEKWHDSQKVFDFVFTCEERCFDSVCEDLMNRGGQLNKIVHVINLDIRDDNENAKIGGKAMLELVDTLSAKVKQCEEEGVPFEDNIMHIVTKWQESHPQLPILYSPAFY; encoded by the coding sequence ATGCGTAACACAAGTAACATAAAACTGTGCACAGTATGCGCATCAAATAACAATAGATCTATGGAATCACATCGAGTACTAAAGGAAGCAGGTTATGAGGTTTCGTCTTACGGCACAGGTTCTGCAGTCAGACTACCGGGTCTTTCTATAGATAAACCCAATGTCTACCCATTTGGAACCCCTTATAACGATATATATAATGACTTACTATCGCAATCTTCCGAACGGTACAAATCGAACGGGCTTCTAGAGATGCTCGACCGGAATCGGAAGATCAAGAAGGCCCCTGAAAAGTGGCACGATAGTCAAAAGGTATTTGACTTTGTATTTACATGTGAAGAGCGATGCTTCGATTCTGTATGCGAGGATCTTATGAACCGTGGTGGACAGCTTAACAAAATTGTTCATGTGATAAACCTCGACATTAGGGATGATAACGAAAATGCGAAGATAGGAGGAAAGGCAATGCTAGAGTTAGTCGATACACTGAGTGCGAAAGTCAAACAATGTGAGGAGGAAGGCGTCCCTTTTGAGGATAATATTATGCATATCGTTACTAAGTGGCAGGAAAGTCATCCCCAACTCCCGATATTGTATTCACCTGCCTTCTACTAG
- the ATG4 gene encoding cysteine protease ATG4 (Syntenic homolog of Ashbya gossypii ABL191W; Syntenic homolog of Saccharomyces cerevisiae YNL223W (ATG4)), with translation MDIIQRMSQSLRELNNSDLDNSLVVLGVQYSPTVDDWGKQDEDMPVGLLHHILPKKQAWNPEFLLDVKSRLHFTYRTRFSPIVRHPDGPSPLSIGALLRNNPLNVLENVMKNSDCFITDIGWGCMIRTGQSLLANALQRVKLGRDFRTTAAEDPNDKELTIIRWFQDDIKYPFSLHKFVQEGFELSGKKPGEWFGPSATSMSIQSLVKKFPACGINQCTISTSSGDVYLDQLDPLFEADRDTTLLLLLCVRLGVNDLNEYYWNDIKQILTSKQSVGIAGGRPSSSLYFFGYQGDYLFYLDPHHAQPQLCSYKDEADLYNSVHPQKFNKIHLSAIDPSMLVGILILGKEDWKAWKKSIKSSRIIHLSDSQPPDILLDNDIERLITGDKVAINGQKDLKSELDSGDYIDVGSFLHSAEPHKLIEPEDEYQEVHCKNQRIVVMSETAEAGGPQIEVEKVLVEDQTIPVRSK, from the coding sequence ATGGATATTATCCAGAGGATGTCACAGAGCTTGCGAGAGCTGAATAATTCTGACCTAGATAACTCATTAGTTGTCTTAGGTGTCCAATATAGTCCAACTGTTGATGATTGGGGAAAACAAGATGAAGACATGCCAGTTGGTCTGTTACACCATATATTGCCTAAGAAGCAGGCATGGAATCCTGAATTCCTTTTAGACGTGAAGTCTCGGTTACATTTCACTTATAGAACGCGCTTCTCTCCAATTGTAAGGCATCCTGACGGTCCATCTCCATTAAGTATTGGGGCTCTACTACGGAATAACCCCTTAAACGTGCTTGAAAATGTTATGAAAAACTCAGATTGCTTTATTACAGATATTGGATGGGGTTGTATGATTAGAACTGGCCAATCGCTTCTTGCAAATGCTTTGCAGAGAGTTAAATTGGGTAGAGACTTCCGGACAACAGCCGCAGAAGATCCCAATGATAAAGAGCTCACAATAATAAGATGGTTTCAGGATGATATAAAATATCCTTTTTCATTGCATAAGTTTGTCCAGGAGGGGTTTGAACTCTCTGGAAAGAAACCTGGGGAATGGTTTGGTCCTTCGGCTACTTCAATGAGTATACAGTCATTGGTTAAGAAATTCCCCGCATGCGGCATTAACCAGTGTACTATTTCAACGTCATCTGGTGATGTCTATTTAGACCAATTGGATCCGCTATTTGAGGCGGATCGTGATACTACATTGTTGCTGCTATTGTGTGTGCGCTTGGGAGTTAACGACCTGAACGAGTATTACTGGAACGACATAAAACAGATTTTGACTTCCAAACAATCCGTAGGAATTGCGGGAGGCAGGCCTTCCTCATCACTATATTTCTTTGGATACCAAGGTGACTACCTATTTTACCTGGATCCGCATCACGCCCAACCTCAGCTATGTTCGTATAAGGATGAAGCGGACTTGTACAATAGCGTACACCCACAGaaattcaataaaataCATCTATCAGCTATAGACCCTTCTATGCTTGTTGGAATATTGATTTTAGGTAAAGAGGATTGGAAAGCATGGAAAAAGTCAATTAAGAGTTCTAGGATCATTCACCTTTCTGATAGCCAACCACCAGATATTTTGCTCGACAACGACATAGAAAGGCTAATTACTGGCGATAAAGTAGCGATAAATGGGCAAAAGGATCTCAAGAGTGAACTAGATTCTGGAGACTATATTGACGTCGGTAGCTTTCTCCATTCTGCTGAACCACACAAGCTCATAGAACCCGAAGACGAGTATCAAGAAGTTCACTGCAAGAATCAAAGAATAGTTGTAATGTCCGAAACTGCGGAAGCAGGAGGTCCGCAAATTGAAGTAGAGAAAGTTCTAGTAGAAGATCAAACAATCCCCGTTCGCAGTAAATGA
- the SQS1 gene encoding Sqs1p (Syntenic homolog of Ashbya gossypii ABL192C; Syntenic homolog of Saccharomyces cerevisiae YNL224C (SQS1)) — protein MAKRHKHYESRGSRRGRGRDRGRHRRPAGKRAENNGRNDDRRGMLLVGGGDLMNPNLIEDYYFGNGSTKSLWKKDSMRMGGLRRGMYGAGNKDDNNNLGPARKNPISFIKAKETYDPSQNMIQLLGRKDTSSAETVPEMSDSSEEIDNIESEDEDEEDEEDEEETEVIHKIDNEETDIALPSETARYKLSEITDEMLYFVDEEGDELEQVKEVRVKETRPSTKGVDFNPILTVGKTEIHLNDSDNGTVYVENPERHKAYQKYIQNVMHRIENGNDDSDDESGTQGSDLSSILNYDVDGSFEGFFDDEESLRPQSLSNNIGNLSLAELASESGSDLESDNESSESGDPKFGFLEEDYLVDTSQIKVSNIRLGATENSYYVSCLPFFGNDDYTWISHDLMLEVIDEIGLAEHRIEAYLRYIKNGLIPKEEKKEDLGEGLDDLVAYSLKYESSRNQDFENKSLQYTGRGKKKQVIIDDDLELDESMKEMIEEKVTVRAANKADKRNFKEKYINEENQNSTDLFKKYPYGFHIENIVDEFQNFLYSTRSTMEFPPLDPHGRRTLQNLATGFELKSKQVGQGNKVHILIQKRSRSKPNYDYINKIRRQRRVFMRVDTKAARLENEKYTMGNIAVAKGKFHVKEGEVVGEDAPEIAHDNVGRRLLEKLGWIRGEGLGVLGNKGISEPLMAKVKNSRSGLRHSES, from the coding sequence ATGGCGAAAAGACATAAGCATTATGAAAGTAGAGGATCAAGGCGCGGTAGAGGTCGTGATCGCGGTCGGCATCGTAGGCCAGCTGGGAAACGTGCTGAGAATAATGGAAGAAATGATGATAGAAGAGGTATGCTACTAGTAGGAGGAGGGGACCTAATGAATCCCAATTTAATAGAAGACTACTACTTTGGTAATGGATCAACTAAGTCCCTTTGGAAGAAGGATTCTATGCGGATGGGAGGTTTGAGGCGTGGAATGTATGGCGCTGGCAATAAGGAtgataataataatttGGGGCCTGCAAGAAAGAATCCTATTAGTTTTATAAAGGCTAAAGAAACTTATGATCCTTCTCAGAACATGATACAGCTGCTTGGGCGGAAGGATACCTCGTCTGCTGAAACGGTACCAGAAATGAGCGACTCAAGTGAAGAGATTGACAACATAGAAAGCGAagacgaagatgaagaagatgaagaagatgaagaagaaactgAAGTTATACACAAAATAGACAATGAAGAAACAGATATTGCTCTGCCGTCTGAAACTGCTAGATATAAACTCTCGGAAATTACCGACGAGATGCTTTACTTCGtcgatgaagaaggtgaCGAATTGGAACAGGTAAAAGAGGTTAGAGTAAAGGAAACACGGCCAAGTACTAAAGGAGTGGATTTTAATCCGATATTAACTGTTGGGAAAACTGAAATCCATTTGAATGACTCCGATAATGGAACGGTTTACGTAGAAAATCCCGAAAGGCATAAAGCGTACCAAAAGTACATTCAAAACGTCATGCATAGGATCGAAAACGGGAATGATGATTCCGATGATGAATCTGGAACTCAGGGCTCTGACCTCAGCTCTATACTGAACTATGATGTTGACGGAAGCTTTGAAGGATTTTTTGACGACGAGGAGAGTTTACGACCACAGTCGCTTTCAAACAATATCGGGAATCTTTCGCTAGCAGAGTTGGCTTCGGAGAGTGGGAGCGATTTGGAAAGTGATAACGAAAGCTCTGAGTCTGGGGATCCCAAGTTTGGctttttggaagaagacTATCTCGTGGATACTTCTCAAATAAAAGTGTCTAACATTAGGCTTGGTGCAACCGAAAACAGCTACTATGTGTCTTGCTTGCCATTCTTTGGAAATGATGATTACACTTGGATTAGTCATGATCTAATGCTTGAAGTCATTGATGAAATAGGTCTTGCTGAACATCGGATAGAAGCGTACCTTCGATACATTAAGAACGGTTTAATTCcaaaagaagagaaaaaggAAGACTTGGGAGAAGGTCTCGATGATCTCGTCGCTTATAGTTTGAAATATGAATCTTCGAGAAACCAGGACTTTGAAAACAAATCTTTACAGTATACAGGTCGCGGGAAGAAGAAGCAAGTGATTATCGATGACGATCTGGAACTCGACGAGAGCATGAAGGAAATGATAGAAGAAAAGGTCACCGTCAGAGCTGCTAATAAGGCAGACAAGAGGAACTTCAAAGAAAAATACATCAACGAAGAGAACCAAAACTCTACTGATCTTTTCAAGAAGTACCCATACGGTTTTCATATCGAAAATATCGTAGACGAATTCCAAAACTTTCTATATAGCACAAGGTCTACCATGGAATTCCCGCCTCTTGATCCCCATGGTAGGCGTACACTACAAAACTTAGCCACAGGATTCGAGCTGAAGTCCAAGCAAGTAGGCCAAGGTAACAAAGTGCACATTCTCATCCAGAAAAGGTCGCGCTCTAAACCAAACTATGATTATATTAACAAAATTCGAAGACAGCGGAGAGTATTCATGAGAGTAGATACAAAAGCTGCTCGACTAGAGAACGAAAAATACACTATGGGAAACATAGCAGTTGCCAAGGGCAAATTCCATGTTAAAGAGGGAGAAGTTGTCGGTGAAGATGCTCCAGAAATTGCACACGACAACGTAGGAAGAAGATTACTAGAAAAGCTCGGTTGGATTAGAGGAGAAGGCTTAGGTGTGTTGGGTAATAAAGGTATCAGTGAGCCGTTGATGGCTAAAGTTAAGAATTCCAGGTCAGGACTTCGTCATTCGGAGTCTTAG